One Trichomycterus rosablanca isolate fTriRos1 chromosome 10, fTriRos1.hap1, whole genome shotgun sequence DNA window includes the following coding sequences:
- the LOC134321134 gene encoding histone-lysine N-methyltransferase PRDM9-like isoform X2, whose product MEDSRRTSHPSSLVGGGLKEEIVEVIIGNYDHGSGFHNGQDNEANQGEKPKDDDNLYCEECGTYFYNKCEVHGPALFIPDTPVPMGVEDRARQTLPPGLEVRTSDIPDAGLGVFNMGETVPIGAHFGPYQGEPVDREEAVISGYSWVLCKGNQCKEYIDATRETHANWMRYVNCARNEEEQNLLASQFRGGILYRCCRPIESGQELLVWYDDDYARVTGMTLEYIWNRKCSGKEKKDALLQVFSCSLCPISYTAEIYLHKHIWRWHHEEYLRLQRSGEIKNDLTTRSSSGRLCVNVSRGQTRERNFVCSQCGKSFPHQTALLTHQRIHTGEKPYQCSQCGRCFRHPNTLNDHQRTHTGEKPYTCSQCGKSFAQQGSLKQHQRIHTGEKPYQCVQCGKSFTQPSNYQQHLRIHTGEKLYSCSQCGKSFTHQSTLRQHQLVHDGVKPHHCSQCGKSFFHKSYLKLHLRDHTGEKPYQCSQCGKRFTRQTSLQTHQRIHTGEKPYQCSHCGKKYTRQTTLHRHQRVHAGEKS is encoded by the exons ATGGAGGATTCCAGGAGGACCTCACATCCCTCAAGTCTGGTTG GAGGCGGTTTGAAGGAAGAGATTGTGGAGGTGATCATCGGCAATTACGATCATGGAAGCGGCTTCCACAACGGTCAAGATAATGAAGCCAATCAAGGGGAAAAACCTAAAGATGACGACAACCTGT ACTGTGAGGAATGTGGAACCTACTTCTACAACAAGTGTGAGGTTCACGGTCCAGCTCTCTTCATCCCTGATACCCCCGTCCCCATGGGGGTGGAGGACCGAGCCAGACAGACTCTTCCACCTGGGCTGGAGGTTCGGACGTCCGATATCCCCGATGCAGGTCTAGGAGTGTTTAATATGGGGGAGACTGTTCCTATCGGGGCACATTTCGGACCCTACCAGGGAGAGCCGGTGGACCGAGAGGAAGCCGTGATCAGTGGATACTCCTGGGTG CTTTGCAAAGGCAACCAGTGTAAAGAATACATAGATGCAACAAGAGAGACCCACGCTAACTGGATGAG GTACGTGAATTGCGCTCGTAACGAAGAGGAGCAGAATCTGCTCGCATCTCAGTTTCGAGGGGGGATTCTGTACCGCTGCTGTCGACCCATCGAGTCGGGACAGGAGCTCTTGGTGTGGTACGACGACGATTACGCCAGAGTGACCGGGATGACGTTGGAATATATTTGGAACAGGAAGTGCTCTGGGAAAG AAAAGAAAGACGCCCTTTTGCAAGTGTTCTCCTGCTCCCTGTGTCCAATTTCATACACAGCTGAGATCTACCTTCACAAACACATCTGGAGGTGGCACCACGAGGAGTACCTGAGACTCCAGAGATCCGGAGAGATTAAAAACGATCTGACCACGAGAAGCTCCTCGGGTCGCCTCTGCGTCAACGTCTCTCGCGGACAGACGCGGGAAAGAAATTTCGTCTGTTCGCAGTGCGGAAAAAGCTTTCCCCATCAGACTGCACTcctaacacaccagcgcattcacacggggGAGAAGCCCTATCAGTGTTCGCAGTGTGGGAGGTGTTTCCGCCACCCTAACACCCTCAACGACCACCAGCGCACTCACACGGGAGAGAAGCCGTACACCTGCTCGCAGTGCGGGAAGAGTTTTGCCCAGCAGGGTAGCCTTAaacagcaccagcgcattcacacggggGAAAAGCCTTATCAGTGCGTACAGTGCGGAAAGAGTTTCACTCAGCCGAGCAACTATCAACAACAcctgcgcattcacacaggagagaagctgtATAGCTGCTCGCAGTGCGGGAAGAGTTTCACTCACCAGAGCACCCTGCGCCAACACCAGCTGGTTCACGACGGCGTGAAGCCGCATCACTGCTCGCAGTGCGGGAAGAGTTTCTTTCACAAGAGTTACCTGAAACTACACCTGCGGgatcacacaggagagaagccgtaccaGTGCTCACAGTGCGGGAAGAGGTTCACTCGCCAGACCTCTCTCCAaacgcaccagcgcattcacacaggagagaaaccatatcagtgctctcaTTGTGGGAAGAAATACACTCGCCAGACTACTCTGCATcgacaccagcgtgttcacgcGGGAGAAAAGTCATGA
- the LOC134321133 gene encoding histone-lysine N-methyltransferase PRDM9-like, translated as MEAAEDGAGSFRNPGADQSQLCEETSSSSGEGTSSSVGRITPVGQQNGRVQKNFNSHRSGGCMKEEIVEVIIGGPDESIKEKECDDDDNDEDEEDDDDDYLYCEECGTYFYNKCEVHGPALFIPDTPVPMGVEDRARQTLPPGLEVQMSDVPDAGLGVFNMGETVPVGAHFGPYQGELVDREEAVISGYSWVICKSSQCEEYVDATKETHANWMRYVNCARNEEEQNLVAFQYRGGILYRCCQPITHGQELLVWYEDDYAKDIGMTFEYLWNKKCSSAEEKSEHFLPAFSCSVCPLSYTAQNYLYKHIKRSHHEEYLRLQVSGAIRNDKLSIRSSSGGSAFSGSFSHEQIYARHYFCSECGKGFTHQTALQRHQRIHTGEKPYQCSHCGRCFRHQATLNTHQRIHTGEKPYHCSECGKSFKQQISFQHHLRIHTGEKPYQCSQCGKSFTQQNALRRHQRIHTGEKPYQCLQCGKSFRHQSTLNSHHRLHTGEKPYQCPECGKCFSQQISLHHHQRIHTGEKPYQCLQCGKKFSHQSNLQQHQRIHTGEKMYNCSECGKSFTHLSTLKQHQRIHTGEKMFNCLECGKSFTHPSTLKQHQRVHTRM; from the exons ATGGAGGCAGCAGAAGATGGAGCAGGATCGTTCAGGAACCCTGGAGCAGATCAGTCACAG CTTTGTGAGGAAACTTCTTCAAGTTCAGGTGAAGGAACATCCAGCTCTGTAGGACGGATCACCCCTGTGGGCCAACAGAATGGAAGAGTTCAGAAAAACTTCAATTCCCACCGGTCTG GAGGCTGTATGAAGGAAGAGATTGTGGAGGTGATCATCGGCGGCCCAGACGAATCCATCAAAGAGAAagaatgtgatgatgatgataatgatgaggATGAAGAAGATGATGATGACGACTACCTCT ACTGTGAGGAATGTGGAACCTACTTCTACAACAAGTGTGAGGTTCACGGTCCCGCTCTCTTCATCCCTGATACCCCCGTCCCCATGGGGGTGGAGGACCGAGCCAGACAGACTCTTCCACCTGGGCTGGAGGTTCAGATGTCCGATGTCCCTGATGCAGGTCTTGGAGTGTTTAATATGGGGGAGACTGTTCCAGTCGGGGCACATTTCGGACCGTACCAGGGGGAGCTGGTGGACCGAGAGGAAGCCGTGATCAGTGGATACTCCTGGGTG ATCTGCAAGAGCAGTCAGTGTGAAGAATACGTGGATGCTACCAAAGAGACCCATGCGAACTGGATGAG GTACGTGAATTGCGCCCGTAATGAAGAAGAACAGAATCTGGTTGCGTTCCAGTACCGAGGAGGGATTCTCTACCGCTGCTGTCAGCCAATCACACATGGACAGGAGCTCCTGGTGTGGTACGAAGACGATTACGCCAAAGACATCGGGATGACGTTTGAATATCTTTGGAACAAGAAGTGCAGCTCTGCAGAAG aaAAGAGCGAGCATTTCTTACCAGCGTTCTCCTGCTCCGTGTGTCCACTTTCCTACACAGCTCAAAATTACCTCTATAAGCACATTAAAAGAAGCCACCACGAGGAGTACCTGAGACTGCAGGTATCTGGAGCGATCAGAAACGATAAACTGTCGATCAGAAGCTCCAGCGGTGGTTCAGCGTTCTCCGGTAGTTTCTCTCACGAACAAATATACGCCAGACATTACTTCTGCTCGGAGTGTGGGAAAGGCTTCACTCACCAGACTGCTCTTCagagacaccagcgcattcacacaggagagaagccgtaccaGTGCTCGCACTGCGGGAGGTGTTTCCGCCACCAGGCCACGCTTAACacgcaccagcgcattcatacaggagagaagccgtaccaTTGCTCCGAGTGCGGAAAGAGTTTTAAACAGCAGATCAGCTTCCAGCATCACCTGCGCATTCACACGGGAGAGAAGCCCTACCAGTGCTCGCAGTGCGGGAAGAGCTTCACTCAACAGAACGCCCTCCggcgacaccagcgcattcacacggggGAGAAGCcctatcagtgcttacagtgcgGGAAGAGTTTTCGTCACCAGAGCACTCTCAATTCCCACCACCGccttcacaccggagagaagccgtatcagtgcCCGGAGTGCGGAAAGTGCTTCTCACAACAAATCAGTCTTCAtcaccaccagcgcattcacaccggagagaagcccTACCAGTGCTTACAGTGCGGGAAGAAGTTTAGCCATCAGAGCAATCTCCagcagcaccagcgcattcatacggGAGAGAAGATGTATAACTGCTCAGAGTGCGGAAAGAGCTTCACTCACCTTAGTACTCTCAaacagcaccagcgcattcacactggagaaaagatGTTCAATTGTCtggagtgtggaaagagttttactcaccCGAGTACGTTAAAAcagcaccagcgtgttcacacccGAATGTAA
- the LOC134321134 gene encoding histone-lysine N-methyltransferase PRDM9-like isoform X1 gives MEAAEDRAGSSRNPGAQVPAADQSQEETCTAPSEGTSSSVGHVTPPDWNGGFQEDLTSLKSGGGLKEEIVEVIIGNYDHGSGFHNGQDNEANQGEKPKDDDNLYCEECGTYFYNKCEVHGPALFIPDTPVPMGVEDRARQTLPPGLEVRTSDIPDAGLGVFNMGETVPIGAHFGPYQGEPVDREEAVISGYSWVLCKGNQCKEYIDATRETHANWMRYVNCARNEEEQNLLASQFRGGILYRCCRPIESGQELLVWYDDDYARVTGMTLEYIWNRKCSGKEKKDALLQVFSCSLCPISYTAEIYLHKHIWRWHHEEYLRLQRSGEIKNDLTTRSSSGRLCVNVSRGQTRERNFVCSQCGKSFPHQTALLTHQRIHTGEKPYQCSQCGRCFRHPNTLNDHQRTHTGEKPYTCSQCGKSFAQQGSLKQHQRIHTGEKPYQCVQCGKSFTQPSNYQQHLRIHTGEKLYSCSQCGKSFTHQSTLRQHQLVHDGVKPHHCSQCGKSFFHKSYLKLHLRDHTGEKPYQCSQCGKRFTRQTSLQTHQRIHTGEKPYQCSHCGKKYTRQTTLHRHQRVHAGEKS, from the exons ATGGAAGCAGCAGAAGATAGAGCAGGATCTTCCAGAAACCCTGGAGCACAGGTTCCTGCTGCTGATCAGTCACAG GAAGAGACTTGTACAGCTCCAAGTGAAGGAACATCAAGCTCTGTAGGACACGTGACCCCTCCAGACTGGAATGGAGGATTCCAGGAGGACCTCACATCCCTCAAGTCTG GAGGCGGTTTGAAGGAAGAGATTGTGGAGGTGATCATCGGCAATTACGATCATGGAAGCGGCTTCCACAACGGTCAAGATAATGAAGCCAATCAAGGGGAAAAACCTAAAGATGACGACAACCTGT ACTGTGAGGAATGTGGAACCTACTTCTACAACAAGTGTGAGGTTCACGGTCCAGCTCTCTTCATCCCTGATACCCCCGTCCCCATGGGGGTGGAGGACCGAGCCAGACAGACTCTTCCACCTGGGCTGGAGGTTCGGACGTCCGATATCCCCGATGCAGGTCTAGGAGTGTTTAATATGGGGGAGACTGTTCCTATCGGGGCACATTTCGGACCCTACCAGGGAGAGCCGGTGGACCGAGAGGAAGCCGTGATCAGTGGATACTCCTGGGTG CTTTGCAAAGGCAACCAGTGTAAAGAATACATAGATGCAACAAGAGAGACCCACGCTAACTGGATGAG GTACGTGAATTGCGCTCGTAACGAAGAGGAGCAGAATCTGCTCGCATCTCAGTTTCGAGGGGGGATTCTGTACCGCTGCTGTCGACCCATCGAGTCGGGACAGGAGCTCTTGGTGTGGTACGACGACGATTACGCCAGAGTGACCGGGATGACGTTGGAATATATTTGGAACAGGAAGTGCTCTGGGAAAG AAAAGAAAGACGCCCTTTTGCAAGTGTTCTCCTGCTCCCTGTGTCCAATTTCATACACAGCTGAGATCTACCTTCACAAACACATCTGGAGGTGGCACCACGAGGAGTACCTGAGACTCCAGAGATCCGGAGAGATTAAAAACGATCTGACCACGAGAAGCTCCTCGGGTCGCCTCTGCGTCAACGTCTCTCGCGGACAGACGCGGGAAAGAAATTTCGTCTGTTCGCAGTGCGGAAAAAGCTTTCCCCATCAGACTGCACTcctaacacaccagcgcattcacacggggGAGAAGCCCTATCAGTGTTCGCAGTGTGGGAGGTGTTTCCGCCACCCTAACACCCTCAACGACCACCAGCGCACTCACACGGGAGAGAAGCCGTACACCTGCTCGCAGTGCGGGAAGAGTTTTGCCCAGCAGGGTAGCCTTAaacagcaccagcgcattcacacggggGAAAAGCCTTATCAGTGCGTACAGTGCGGAAAGAGTTTCACTCAGCCGAGCAACTATCAACAACAcctgcgcattcacacaggagagaagctgtATAGCTGCTCGCAGTGCGGGAAGAGTTTCACTCACCAGAGCACCCTGCGCCAACACCAGCTGGTTCACGACGGCGTGAAGCCGCATCACTGCTCGCAGTGCGGGAAGAGTTTCTTTCACAAGAGTTACCTGAAACTACACCTGCGGgatcacacaggagagaagccgtaccaGTGCTCACAGTGCGGGAAGAGGTTCACTCGCCAGACCTCTCTCCAaacgcaccagcgcattcacacaggagagaaaccatatcagtgctctcaTTGTGGGAAGAAATACACTCGCCAGACTACTCTGCATcgacaccagcgtgttcacgcGGGAGAAAAGTCATGA
- the LOC134321569 gene encoding histone-lysine N-methyltransferase PRDM9-like: protein MGKSRTSHPMSPVGGHLKEEIVEVIVGNYHRGSSFHDGPDADSVKEEEPKDDDYLYCEDCRTFFFNKCEVHGPAVFIPDSPAPIGAADRARQTLPPGLEVQMSDIPDAGLGVFNMGETVPIGAHFGPYQGELVDQEEAMNSGYSWVICKSRECEEYIDAEKETHANWMRYVNCARNEEEQNLVAFQYRGEIFYRCCRPIKPGQELLVWYEEDYAKDLSIIFNYLWHRKSSANELKDALLQVFSCSLCPLSYTAEIYLHKHIKRCHHDEFLKLQKSGEIKFDNLMFTRSSGSTQTSGSLCGSSAQGQSHDKHFYCLHCGMSFTLLSTFKKHQRTHTGERPYFCSECGKSFTQPNALHQHQRIHTGEKPYRCSECGKSFRQNSHLKLHLRIHTGEKPYRCSECEKSFPDHNALQIHQRIHTGEKPYHCSDCGKCFRHQITLRLHRRIHTGEKPYQCPLCEKRFSHQTTFKQHQLIHTGEKPYQCSQCGKHFTQRNALQRHKGIHLGEKPYECSQCRKSFTSQSALQQHQRIHTGERPYRCSQCEKSYTKQSNLQRHQRVHTGEKPYHCQVCGENFIYSTTLKRHKCPVTAVTL, encoded by the exons ATGGGGAAATCCAGAACCTCACATCCAATGAGTCCGGTTG GAGGCCATTTGAAGGAAGAGATTGTGGAGGTGATAGTCGGCAACTACCATCGCGGAAGCAGCTTCCACGACGGCCCAGATGCTGACTCGGTTAAAGAGGAAGAACCGAAAGATGACGACTACCTCT ACTGTGAGGACTGCAGAACTTTCTTCTTCAACAAGTGTGAGGTTCACGGTCCGGCTGTCTTTATCCCTGACAGCCCTGCTCCAATAGGGGCTGCTGATCGTGCCAGACAGACCCTTCCTCCTGGTCTAGAGGTTCAGATGTCAGATATTCCTGATGCAGGTCTGGGAGTGTTTAATATGGGGGAGACTGTTCCCATTGGGGCCCATTTTGGACCCTACCAGGGAGAGCTGGTGGACCAGGAGGAAGCCATGAACAGTGGATACTCCTGGGTG ATTTGCAAGAGCAGAGAGTGTGAAGAGTACATAGATGCCGAGAAAGAGACTCATGCAAACTGGATGAG GTACGTGAACTGTGCCCGTAACGAAGAGGAGCAGAATCTGGTTGCGTTCCAGTATCGAGGGGAGATTTTCTATCGCTGCTGTCGACCCATCAAACCGGGGCAGGAGCTCCTGGTGTGGTACGAAGAGGATTACGCCAAAGATCTCAGCATCATCTTTAACTACCTTTGGCACAGAAAGAGCTCCGCAAACG AATTAAAAGACGCCCTTTTGCAGGTTTTCTCCTGCTCCTTGTGTCCACTGTCctacacagctgagatttaccTGCACAAGCACATTAAACGATGCCACCATGACGAGTTCTTAAAACTGCAGAAATCCGGAGAGATTAAATTCGATAACCTGATGTTCACGAGGAGTTCAGGTAGTACACAAACATCTGGATCTCTGTGCGGTAGCAGCGCTCAAGGACAATCGCATGACAAACATTTTTACTGCTTACATTGTGGAATGAGTTTCACTTTGCTGAGCACTTTCAAAAAGCACCAGCGCACTCACACTGGTGAGAGGCCGTATTTCTGCTCagaatgtggaaagagtttcacTCAACCGAATGCTCTGCaccagcaccagcgcattcacacgggagagaagccgtatcggTGCTcggagtgtggaaagagcttccGTCAGAACAGTCATCTCAAGCTGCATCTCCGCATCCACacgggagagaagccgtatcggTGCTCGGAATGCGAGAAGAGTTTTCCCGACCACAATGCTCTCcagatacaccagcgcattcacacaggggagaaaccgtatcactgctccgACTGCGGGAAGTGTTTCCGCCATCAGATCACTCTCCGActgcaccggcgcattcacaccggggagaagccgtatcagtgtCCGCTCTGCGAGAAGAGGTTTTCTCACCAGACCACGTTCAAACAGCACCAGCTCATTCACACGGGAGAGAAGCCCTACCAGTGCTCGCAGTGCGGGAAGCATTTCACTCAGAGAAACGCCCTCCAAAGGCACAAGGGCATTCACTTAGGGGAGAAGCCGTACGAGTGCTCGCAGTGCCGAAAGAGTTTCACCAGCCAGAGTGCTCTCCagcagcaccagcgcattcacacaggagagaggcCCTATCGCTGCTCGCAGTGCGAGAAGAGTTACACTAAGCAGAGTAATCTGCAGcgacaccagcgtgttcacacaggagagaagccctaTCACTGCCAAGTGTGTGGAGAGAACTTCATTTATTCAACCACATTAAAGAGACACAAGTGTCCTGTTACAGCCGTAACCCTGTGA
- the LOC134321568 gene encoding zinc finger protein 883-like, with amino-acid sequence MGVCLSGGTSGGCLKEEIVEVIIGNHDHGSGFHSGPGAVCIKEEEPKDDGYLYCEECRTFFYNKCEVHGPALFIPDTPVPMGVEDRARQTLPPGLEVRTSDIPDAGLGVFNMGETVPIGAHFGPYQGEPVDREEAVKSGYSWVICKSSQCEEYIDAKRETHANWMRYVNCARNEEEQNLVAFQYRGGIVYRCCRPVRPGQELLVWYDDDYAKDLSITFSYLWNRKCSANELKDACLQVFSCSLCPLSFTAEIYLHKHIWRWHHEEYLRLQRSGQITHNLVPTMPSSSPRVNLSDRRVQQKLYRCSECGRSFTYQTALQTHQRVHTGEKPYHCLQCGKSFPHQGTLKQHQRIHTGEKPYQCSHCGKCFRHQGTLIDHRRIHTGEKPYTCSQCGKKFSSQGTLKLHQRVHTGEKPYYCLQCGKSFAQPSALQRHQRIHTGEKPFHCSQCGKSFTDQSSIRQHHRVHMGVKPHQCSQCGKRFLQKSHLKIHLFVHTGEKPYQCSQCGKRFTRQPALQTHQRIHTGEKPYQCSQCGKFFRRQRTLKLHSRIHTGEKSYKCSQCEKCFYRRSSLKLHQRIHAEVKPYSCSQCGKSFTRQSAFQSHQRIHSGEKPYQCAQCGKTFHRESNLQRHQRSHTGEKPHQCSHCGKSFPIPSYLKRHLRIHTGEKPYQCSQCGKSFALHSVLKRHQHLHTGEKPYQCPQCGKGFALLNDLKRHQRAHAGEKPYRCSQCGQSYTKKSYLQRHQRTHSQEKT; translated from the exons ATGGGGGTGTGTTTATCCGGGGGCACATCAGGAGGCTGTTTGAAGGAAGAGATTGTGGAGGTGATAATCGGCAACCACGATCATGGAAGCGGCTTCCACAGTGGTCCTGGTGCTGTCTGCATTAAAGAGGAAGAACCGAAAGATGACGGCTACCTGT ACTGTGAGGAGTGCAGAACCTTCTTCTACAACAAGTGTGAGGTTCACGGTCCGGCTCTCTTCATTCCCGATACCCCCGTTCCCATGGGGGTGGAGGACCGAGCCAGACAGACCCTTCCACCTGGGCTGGAGGTTCGGACGTCCGATATCCCTGATGCGGGTCTGGGAGTGTTTAATATGGGGGAGACTGTTCCTATCGGGGCACATTTCGGACCCTACCAGGGAGAGCCGGTGGACCGAGAGGAAGCTGTGAAGAGTGGATACTCCTGGGTG ATTTGCAAGAGCAGCCAGTGTGAAGAGTACATTGACGCCAAGAGAGAGACACACGCCAACTGGATGAG GTACGTGAATTGCGCTCGTAACGAAGAGGAGCAGAATCTGGTCGCTTTCCAGTATCGAGGAGGGATTGTGTACCGGTGCTGTCGACCCGTCAGACCAGGACAGGAGCTCTTGGTGTGGTACGATGACGATTACGCCAAAGATCTCAGCATAACGTTCAGCTACCTCTGGAATAGAAAGTGCTCAGCCAATG AATTAAAAGACGCCTGTCTGCAAGTGTTCTCCTGCTCCTTGTGTCCTCTTTCcttcacagctgagatttacCTCCACAAGCACATCTGGAGGTGGCACCACGAGGAGTACCTGAGACTCCAGAGATCTGGACAGATTACACATAATCTGGTGCCCACGATGCCCTCCAGTAGTCCTCGCGTGAACCTCTCTGACAGACGTGTGCAGCAAAAACTGTATCGCTGCTCGGAGTGTGGGCGGAGTTTTACCTACCAGACTGCCCTCCAGacacaccagcgcgttcacactggagaaaagccgTACCATTGTTTACAGTGCGGGAAGAGCTTTCCTCACCAGGGCACTCTCAaacagcaccagcgcattcacacgggcgagaagccgtatcagtgctcgcACTGCGGAAAGTGCTTCCGACACCAGGGCACTCTCATCGaccaccggcgcattcacacgggagAAAAGCCGTACACGTGCTCACAGTGCGGGAAGAAGTTTAGCAGCCAGGGCACTCTCAAACtgcaccagcgcgttcacacggGAGAGAAGCCCTATTACTGTTTGCAGTGCGGGAAGAGTTTCGCTCAGCCGAGCGCTCTCCAGcggcaccagcgcattcacaccggagagaagcctTTTCACTGCTCGCAGtgcgggaagagttttactgaCCAGAGTTCCATCAGGCAGCACCATCGCGTTCACATGGGCGTGAAGCCGCACCAGTGCTCGCAGTGTGGAAAGAGGTTCCTTCAAAAGAGTCACCTCAAGATACACCTGTtcgttcacaccggagagaagccgtacCAGTGCTCCCAGTGCGGGAAGAGGTTCACACGCCAGCCTGCTCtgcaaacacaccagcgcattcacaccggagagaagccgtatcagtgctctcAGTGTGGGAAGTTTTTCCGTCGGCAAAGGACTCTCAAGCTGCACtcgcgcattcacaccggagagaagtcGTACAAGTGCTCTCAGTGCGAGAAGTGTTTCTATCGCCGTAGTAGCCTCAagctacaccagcgcattcacgcCGAAGTGAAGCCGTACAGCTGCTCACAGTGCGGCAAGAGTTTCACCCGTCAGAGCGCGTTCCAatcccaccagcgcattcactcgggtgagaaaccctatcagtgcgCCCAGTGCGGGAAGACTTTCCATCGTGAGAGTAATCTCCAGCGGCACCAGCGCAGccacaccggagagaagccgCACCAGTGCTCGCACTGCGGGAAGAGCTTTCCTATACCCAGTTACCTAAAGAGACACCtgcgcattcatacaggagaaaagccgtaccagtgctcacaatgtggtaAGAGCTTCGCTTTGCACAGCGtcctgaaaagacaccagcaccttcacacaggagagaagccatatcagtgCCCACAGTGCGGGAAAGGTTTCGCCTTACTCAACGATCTAAAGAGACACCAGCGCGCTCACGCAGGAGAGAAGCCCTATCGCTGCTCACAATGCGGGCAGAGTTATACTAAAAAGAGTTAcctccaacgacaccagcgcacTCACAGCCAAGAAAAAACGTAA